The Terriglobales bacterium genomic sequence AAAGACGCTTCCCAACTCGCTAACGAGGCCGTAGAGCGCATCAATGTAGCGCTGAAAGAAGCAACCGCCGATGCCATTTCGGGACGCGCAAGCTATTCTGAAGAAACAGGATCAAAGAACGGGAGCCTACTTATACACTGATGTTTCGTATTCTCGTAGTCGACGATGAGCCTTCGATTCTCGGACTGCTTAAGACCATTATGGAACTGGCATCGTTCCAGGTTGAGGCCTTAGCCTCGGCAAAGCAGGCTGTTGTACGGCTTGGCGAGGAGAAATTCGACGTTGTCCTCACAGACATGAGGATGGAGACGCCTACGGCCGGATACGATGTAATTCGCATCGCCCGCCAACTTCAACCCCGACCAGCGATCGCGATTCTCACGGCATACCCGATTTCACCCGCCGAGTGGAAGCCCTCTGGAGCAGACGCCCTCTTCGTGAAGG encodes the following:
- a CDS encoding response regulator, with the translated sequence MFRILVVDDEPSILGLLKTIMELASFQVEALASAKQAVVRLGEEKFDVVLTDMRMETPTAGYDVIRIARQLQPRPAIAILTAYPISPAEWKPSGADALFVKGSELVSLPDRLKALIKQRAQQETASEPLLRRAR